Proteins encoded in a region of the Nonomuraea helvata genome:
- the rny gene encoding ribonuclease Y, which yields MGPLVVVLMVAVLVLAFGMIVALLVVIRRTSGNASRVAKPSPEQVQAVHEELEQAREEAREIRHKAETDAEEILRRSEAAAESAAQMRREVEEESRILKSELKELRVDLERREARLAEREQRLDEEARRQTERDRKLGETEVELADRREELLQVEEERRVILERVAGLTGEQAKAELVKEIENQAKREAALIVREIEGEARKEGEKRATKIVTLAVQRVAAEQTAESVVSVLHLPGDEMKGRIIGREGRNIRAFESTTGVNLIIDDTPEAVLLSCFDPVRRETARLTLEKLVLDGRIHPQRIEEAHDRSRQEVQDLCARAGEDALVELGITDMHPELTLLLGQLRYRTSYGQNVLKHLIESAHIAGIMAAELRMNQALMKRCALLHDIGKALTHEVEGSHALIGAEIARRYGEEEDVVHAIEAHHNEVEVRTVEAVLTQAADAISGSRPGARRESLEAYVKRLERLEEIAQSYEGVEKVFAMQAGREIRVMVKPDAIDDIQAQVIARDVAKQVEEELTYPGQIRITVVRESRATEFAR from the coding sequence CAACGCGTCACGGGTGGCCAAGCCCAGCCCCGAGCAGGTGCAGGCCGTACACGAAGAGCTTGAGCAGGCGCGGGAGGAGGCGCGGGAGATCCGCCACAAGGCGGAGACCGACGCCGAGGAGATCCTGCGCAGGTCGGAGGCCGCAGCCGAGAGCGCCGCGCAGATGCGGCGGGAGGTCGAAGAGGAGAGCCGGATACTCAAGTCCGAGCTCAAGGAGCTACGCGTCGACCTCGAGCGGCGGGAGGCCCGGCTGGCCGAGCGGGAGCAGCGGCTCGACGAGGAGGCCAGGCGGCAGACCGAGCGGGACAGGAAGCTGGGCGAGACCGAGGTCGAGCTGGCCGACCGGCGCGAGGAGCTGCTCCAGGTCGAGGAGGAGCGGCGGGTCATCCTGGAACGGGTCGCCGGGCTGACCGGTGAGCAGGCCAAGGCCGAGCTGGTCAAGGAGATCGAGAACCAGGCCAAGCGCGAGGCCGCGCTGATCGTAAGGGAGATCGAGGGCGAGGCCCGCAAGGAGGGCGAGAAGCGGGCCACCAAGATCGTGACGCTGGCCGTGCAGCGGGTGGCGGCCGAGCAGACGGCGGAGTCGGTCGTCAGCGTGCTGCACCTGCCCGGAGACGAGATGAAGGGCAGGATCATCGGGCGTGAAGGGCGGAACATCCGGGCCTTCGAGTCCACGACCGGCGTCAATCTGATCATCGATGACACGCCTGAGGCCGTGCTGCTGTCGTGTTTCGATCCCGTGCGGAGGGAGACGGCCCGGCTGACGCTGGAGAAGCTCGTGCTGGACGGGCGCATCCACCCCCAGCGCATCGAGGAGGCGCACGACCGCAGCCGGCAGGAGGTGCAGGACCTGTGTGCGCGTGCCGGTGAGGACGCCCTGGTCGAGCTGGGGATCACCGACATGCATCCCGAGCTGACGCTCCTGCTCGGCCAGCTCAGATACCGGACGTCGTACGGGCAGAACGTGCTCAAGCACCTGATCGAGTCCGCGCACATCGCCGGGATCATGGCCGCCGAGCTGCGCATGAACCAGGCGTTGATGAAGCGCTGTGCCCTGCTCCACGACATCGGCAAGGCGCTCACCCACGAGGTCGAGGGCAGTCACGCGCTGATCGGGGCGGAGATCGCCCGCAGGTACGGCGAGGAGGAGGACGTGGTGCACGCCATCGAGGCGCACCACAACGAGGTCGAGGTCCGCACCGTCGAGGCGGTGCTCACCCAGGCCGCCGACGCGATCAGCGGCAGCCGCCCCGGCGCCCGACGCGAGTCCCTGGAGGCGTACGTCAAGCGCCTGGAGCGGCTGGAGGAGATCGCGCAGTCGTACGAGGGCGTCGAGAAGGTCTTCGCCATGCAGGCCGGACGGGAGATCCGGGTCATGGTCAAGCCGGACGCGATCGACGACATCCAGGCGCAGGTGATCGCCCGTGACGTGGCCAAGCAGGTGGAGGAGGAGCTGACCTACCCCGGCCAGATCCGCATCACGGTGGTGCGGGAGTCCAGGGCCACCGAGTTCGCCAGGTAG